Proteins found in one Salvia splendens isolate huo1 chromosome 10, SspV2, whole genome shotgun sequence genomic segment:
- the LOC121751076 gene encoding BURP domain protein RD22-like, whose amino-acid sequence MESKILAFIVFLYVAIVVSHAALPSEEYWDSVLPNTAMPKALKDLVQPMPDWVEDKITSIGVGLGGVSVNSNNASVSVGSSGVNVNTTRNNGTHVSVGGPGVTVATHNRNGKPIYVRVSPSSNPFIYKYAASATQLLDDPAAALFFLEKDLRAANKMTLHFTKPTNRQKFLPRRAAASIPFSSSALPEIYRELSVEPGSGEAEAIAKTVRECEDAAKEETLCATSLEAMVDFAASVVGTTDARAVSTEAESAERMEYLIEGVRRMGGGKAVAACHKEEYAYAVFYCHKTDDTVAYRVSLVGAGGVRARAVAVCHRDTSRWNPEHLAFKVLGVKPGSVPVCHYLPEDHVVWVSKNY is encoded by the exons ATGGAGTCCAAGATTTTGGCCTTTATTGTTTTTCTCTAT gTGGCAATAGTGGTAAGCCATGCAGCTTTGCCTTCAGAGGAGTACTGGGATTCTGTGTTGCCAAACACTGCCATGCCGAAAGCTTTGAAAGATCTCGTGCAGCCAATGCCCG ACTGGGTGGAAGACAAGATCACATCCATCGGAGTAGGCCTCGGCGGCGTGAGCGTGAACTCCAACAACGCGAGCGTCAGCGTAGGCAGCAGCGGCGTGAACGTCAACACCACCAGAAACAACGGCACCCACGTCAGCGTGGGTGGGCCCGGCGTCACCGTCGCAACACACAACCGAAACGGCAAGCCCATCTACGTCCGCGTCTCCCCCTCTTCAAACCCCTTCATCTACAAATACGCCGCCTCCGCCACCCAGCTCCTCGACGACCCCGCCGCGGCCCTCTTCTTCCTCGAAAAAGACCTCCGCGCCGCCAACAAGATGACCCTCCACTTCACCAAGCCCACAAACCGCCAGAAATTCCTCCCCCGCCGCGCCGCCGCCTCCATCCCCTTCTCCTCGTCCGCGCTCCCGGAGATCTACCGCGAGCTCTCCGTGGAGCCCGGGTCTGGCGAGGCCGAGGCGATCGCGAAAACCGTCCGGGAATGCGAGGACGCGGCCAAGGAGGAGACGCTTTGCGCGACTTCGCTCGAGGCCATGGTGGATTTCGCCGCGTCCGTGGTGGGGACCACGGACGCGCGCGCGGTGTCGACCGAGGCCGAGAGCGCGGAGAGGATGGAGTACTTGATAGAGGGTGTGAGGAGGATGGGGGGAGGCAAGGCGGTGGCGGCGTGCCACAAGGAGGAGTATGCGTATGCGGTGTTTTATTGTCACAAGACGGATGACACGGTGGCTTACCGCGTGTCGCTTGTGGGGGCCGGTGGGGTGAGGGCTAGGGCGGTGGCTGTGTGCCATAGGGATACGTCCCGGTGGAATCCCGAGCACCTGGCTTTCAAGGTGCTCGGGGTGAAGCCCGGGTCGGTCCCGGTGTGCCATTATCTACCTGAGGATCATGTTGTGTGGGTTTCAAAGAATTATTAA